A portion of the Platichthys flesus chromosome 7, fPlaFle2.1, whole genome shotgun sequence genome contains these proteins:
- the LOC133956590 gene encoding probable glutamate receptor: MKGCTVLLLCVAAFSTLTDTADAKELSITTIKEEPYTMSRGSELEGFCMDLLAELSKILGLKYNVHLVKDNRYGVMDASGNWNGMIGEIVRGEADLAVAPLTLTAVREQHVEMTTPFMQTGIGFILHKDVASEESTLSLLAPFSTNMWIGILVAFLLTGLCIFLVGRISPSEWSEPDTEQQDFTLLHSFWYITGALTLQGAGPHPKGLSGRFVSAIWWLFALVLLACYFGNFNSQLHSNSKHVSISSFEDLANQDVIEYGTVESGSTMFFFKSSKNPLLERIYHNMERKKSFVSSMEEGLRRAQEGNFAFIGEAVSLDLAVARYCKLVRSQEVIGMRGYAIAAPLGSSLAKNLTVAILSLSESGTLMFLQQKWWASSCLGADRAHASEALQPHDLRGVFILLGLGLVAGLLLALLELLSRARNQAKDGKKSCCSELTAELNRRFGSREASTEEDIPDKSKA, translated from the exons ATGAAAGGCTGCACTGTTTTGCTCCTCTGTGTGGCAGCATTCAGTACTTTGACAGATACTGCAg ATGCCAAAGAGTTATCCATCACCACTATAAAG GAGGAGCCGTACACCATGAGCAGAGGCTCTGAGCTGGAGGGCTTCTGCATGGACCTGCTCGCAGAACTGTCGAAGATACTGGGCCTCAAGTACAATGTGCACCTGGTGAAGGATAACCGCTACGGAGTCATGGATGCCAGCGGCAACTGGAACGGCATGATCGGTGAGATCGTCAGAGGG GAGGCTGACCTGGCTGTGGCCCCGCTGACCCTCACTGCTGTCAGAGAGCAACATGTGGAAATGACCACCCCCTTCATGCAGACAGGAATCGGCTTCATCCTGCATAAGGACGTGGCCTCTGAGGAGAGCACCCTCAGCCTGCTGGCGCCCTTTTCCACCAACATGTGGATTGGAATCCTTGTTGCCTTCCTGCTAACAGGTCTCTGCATATTCCTGGTGGGCAG GATCAGTCCCAGTGAATGGTCCGAGCCAGACACAGAACAGCAAGACTTCACTTTGCTGCACAGCTTCTGGTACATCACAGGAGCGCTCACCTTACAAG GTGCCGGTCCTCACCCTAAAGGCCTCTCTGGACGTTTTGTCAGCGCCATCTGGTGGCTATTTGCTCTAGTGCTGCTGGCCTGCTATTTTGGCAACTTCAACTCCCAGTTGCACTCCAACAGCAAACACGTCTCCATCAGCAGCTTTGAAGACCTTGCCAACCAGGATGTGATCGAGTATGGCACAGTTGAATCTGGATCcaccatgtttttctttaag AGTTCCAAGAATCCTCTGCTTGAGCGTATCTACCATAACATGGAGCGTAAGAAGAGCTTCGTGTCCAGCATGGAGGAAGGTCTCCGCCGTGCCCAGGAGGGAAACTTTGCTTTCATTGGTGAAGCAGTGTCCTTGGATTTGGCAGTGGCTCGTTACTGTAAACTGGTCCGATCACAGGAGGTCATCGGTATGAGAGGCTACGCCATCGCAGCACCACTGG GTTCCTCGCTTGCCAAAAACCTAACTGTGGCTATCCTCAGCCTCAGCGAGTCTGGCACATTAATGTTCCTTCAGCAAAAGTGGTGGGCCAGCAGCTGCTTGGGGGCCGACAGGGCCCACGCCTCAGAGGCCCTGCAGCCCCATGATTTGAGAGGGGTCTTCATCCTCCTGGGCCTAGGACTGGTTGCGGGGCTATTGCTGGCCCTGCTGGAACTCTTGTCGAGGGCCCGCAACCAAGCTAAGGATGGCAAG AAATCATGCTGCTCAGAGCTGACAGCAGAGCTGAACCGGAGGTTTGGCAGCCGAGAAGCAAGCACAGAGGAAGACATCCCTGACAAAAGCAAAGCTTAA